The genomic window CGGGCGAGGCCGAGCAGCAGCACCATGATCACGGTGGTGAGGCCGATCAGGGCCCCGACGGCGATGACCTTCGCGGCCCAGTCGATCCCGACGAGCTCGAACGCCGTGGCGAGGTTCGGCGTCTCGCTGGCGGCGAGGTCGCGGTACGAGACCATCCCGGTGAGCACGACGGCGACGAGCACGTAGAGCAGGGTCACGATGCCGAGCCCGAGGAAGATGCCGCGCGGCATGGTCTTCTGCGGGTCCTTGACCTCTTCGGCGCTGGTGGCGACGATGTCGAACCCGATGAAGGCGAAGAAGACGAGGGAGGCGCCGGCCAGCAGGCCGAAGACGCCGTACTGGGCCGGGGCGGCCCCGCTGAGGAACGAGAACAGCGACTGGGTCCAGGCGTCGGTCGAGCCCTCGCCGGTGCGCGGCTGCGACTCGGGGATGAACGGAGTGTAGTTCGACGCCTTGACGAAGAAGAAGCCGACGACGATCACGAACAGCACGATGCCGACCTTGATCACGGTGAAGACGCTGCCGACGCGCGAGCTCAGCTGCGTGCCGAGCACGAGCAGCACCGTGAAGACGGCGACGATCAGGAACGGCCCCCAGCTCAGCTCGACCGGGCCGAGCGCGATCGTGTCGGGCAGCGGCACGCCGAACTGCTCGAACACGGTGCTGAGGTAGATGCCCCAGTACTTCGCGAGGACGGCCGCGCCCGTGAGGGTCTCGAGGATGAGGTCCCACCCGATGATCCAGGCGAGGAACTCGCCCATGGTCGCGTAGGTGAAGGTGTACGCGCTGCCGGCCACGGGGATCGTCGAGGCGAACTCGGCGTAGCACATGATCGCCAGGCCGCAGGTGACGGCCGCCAGGATGAACGAGATGATCACGCCGGGCCCGGCGAAGTTCGCGGCGGCGTTCGCGCCGACCGAGAAGATGCCCGCGCCGACGGCGACGGCGATGCCCATCAGCGTGAGGTCGGCGGTGCCGAGCGAGCGCTTGAGCTTGCTCTCGCCCTCGAGCGAGTCGGCGATCGACGACTCGACGGACTTGGTGCGCATCAGGCCGCGGCGGGCGCTCGGGGGCGGGGTGGTCGCCATGGGTGACTCCTCGGTGGGCGGACGCGGCCCCCGGCCGGGGGCGACGCGCCAGCATACTGCGGGCTGTGCACGCGCGGCGAGGCAGCCTCGAGGAGGCGCGGGCCGGGCCGGACGACCGGTCCCGACCTAGCATGGAGCGGTGCGGGACGACGACGATCAGCCCTGGCGCCCGGCGACTCCCGCCAGGGCGACGGCCGTGTGGGAGGGCACGTCGGCGCGGAGCCCGGGCGGCGACCGCCCCGGCACGCGCACCGGGAGCGACGCGCGCGACCCCGACCACGACCCCGGCGCCGCTGCCCACCCCGGCCCCGGCCCCGGCCCCGGCCCCGCTACAGCGGGCCCGACCGTCTCGACGGCCGGCCCGCGGCGCACGCCGACCCGCGCCTCCTCGGCCCTGCGCCGCGGCGCTCGTGCCGCAGCCGTCCGGTGGCGACGGCTGTCCCCGCCGCGTCGGGTGCTCGGCCTGCTCGGCGCGACCGCCCTCGTCGGCGCGCTGGTGGCGATCGGCGGCGTCGCGACGGGCCCCGTCTACGCCCCCGTGGCCCGCGCCTCCTTCGAGGTCGACGACCTGCGGACCGCGCCGACCACCACGGCGTGGAGCACCGACCTGCGGTCGGCCCTCTCCCCGGGCGCCCAGGCGGACTGCGTCGGCTTCGACGGCAGCACCCGGCTCGGTGACGACGACGTCCTCGTGACGACGTCCTCGCAGGGCTACGTGGCCGACTCCGGCTGCGAGGGCGCACCGGGGCGGCTGGCACGCCTCGACGCCCGCACCGGAGAGGTCCTCTGGGTCGCCGACCTGGCCGAGGCGGTCGGCGTCGACGCGATCGGGCTCCAGGTGAGCGTCGACCCGGCGACCGGGGACGCGCTCGTCGCGGTGCAGTCGATCGTCGGCTCGGGCCTCGCCCGCATCGACACGGCGACCGGGGAGGTACAGGAGGTGCTGCGCGGCCCGCCCGACGACGGTGCGACGGCACCGGTGGACGAGGCCGACGGGTCCGACGGGTCGGACGACAGCGACCCCGGCTACGACCCCGAGGGCTCGGGCCCGTCCCCGGAAGCCGACGCCGACACCGACACCGACACCGTCCTGCAGGTGGAGGGCCTCAGCGCCACGGCCGTGGTCGTCTCCGAGCAGCCCGCCGACCGCTTCTCGGAGGAGGGGGCCGTCTCCGCCCAGGGCGGACGCTCGCTCTACCGCCTCTACCGGGCCGACGACCTCTCCGCGCCGACCTGGACCGGCAACGCGGGAGCCGGCCTCAGCGTGCGGCTCGTCGGGGACCTGCTCGTGATCGACGTGGGCGACGAGCCGCTCCTCGTCGACGCGCGGAACGGGGCGGTCGAGCCGCTGCCGGGCGGCATCCGCAACGTCGAGTCGTGGGCAGAGTCGCTCGGCGGGGTCGTGCTCAGCGGGCGTGCCGACGGCGACCCGACGATGGTCTCGCTCGACGGCGACGGCGTCCTGCGCTGGTCGACGACGCTGCCGTCGACGAGCTACCCGTCGGTGACGGACGCGTGCATCTCGATCACCGTCCCCGGCGGCGAGGTCACCTGCCTCGACCCCCGCACCGGCGACGAGCTCTGGAGCCGCACGCTCAGGACCCCGGGCGGCGACGACGGCGGTCGCGACGGGGAGGGCGACGGCACCGGGCGGCGCGGCAGCGCGGAGGCCGAGCAGGTGCAGGCGTACTTCGGCACGGCGACCGACGACGTGCTGGCGGCCGTCGTCGACGCGGACGAGCAGGGCGACCCGAGCGGCCTGGACCGAGGCAAGGAGGTGCACGCCCTGGCCGCGCTCTCCGGCGACGAGAGGTGGGTGACGGAGCTGCCGGTCGCCTCCTACGTCATCGCCACCTCGCGGACGACCGGCTACGCGGCGACCTTCTTCCCGAGCGGCCGGGACACCCCCACGCTGATCGCGTTCGACCTGGCCGACGGCCGCACCCTGTGGACGATCGAGCTCTCGTCGGGCTCGTTCACGTCGGCGTTCTGGGGGCCGACGCTCGTCCGCGTCGACCCGGACGGGGTCGTGCACGGCCTCACGACGGGCGTCGAGCTCGCCGCCTGAGCCCGTGCCCGAGCCCTAGGCCCCGACGAGTTGCCCCGAACGGCTGCTCGGACCGGGTCCAGTCAGCACTTCGAGGCAACTCGACGGCCGCAGGAGGCGCGGGTCAGTTCCCGCGGACGAGCAAGGGGAAGACGAAGACCGCGAAGAGGAAGAAGGCCGCCGTCACGGCGAAGACCACGTAGGTGCCGCGCCCGACCGGGTCCTGGCCGGCGGCCTGACGGCGGCGCATCACCCGTCGTCGGTACATGACCTGCATCACGATGAGGACGACCGCCGCGAGGGCGAGGATCGAGATGACCAGGGCTTCGATGAGGGAGTCCTTCGGGCTGGGGCGGCGGTGATCCCGACGATGATCGGGCCGGGCCAGCCTAAGGGCGGGCACGTCCGGGCAAGCCGAGAGGGATCCGCGCGGGAGGGCAGCGGCCGTACCATCGGCGGAGGCGCGCGAGAGGGGACGAGCACCGTGACGGACCACGACGACCCGCGTCCCGACGGCGGCGCCCGGGCCGGCGCTCTGCGGCCGGGCAGTCGAGGAGGCGGCCTACGGGATCGCTGGCACCGCGCCTCCTCGGGTCGTCGAGCGGGCACGGCCGCCGCGGCGGGCGTCGTCGCGGCCGTCCTCGTCGTCGGTGCGGGGCTCGCCTCTCAGCCTGAGTACCCCGACGAGCTGCGGAGCTCCCCCGTGGCCGAGGGCTGGCGGATCGAGCCAGCCGACCTCGGGGTGCCCGACGTCCAGCCCGGCTGCCTCGACCTGCGCGTGCTGGCGCGGGCGGGCGACGACGTGCTCGTCGTGACGACCACGCAGCTCGGCACC from Frigoribacterium sp. PvP032 includes these protein-coding regions:
- a CDS encoding APC family permease, translating into MATTPPPSARRGLMRTKSVESSIADSLEGESKLKRSLGTADLTLMGIAVAVGAGIFSVGANAAANFAGPGVIISFILAAVTCGLAIMCYAEFASTIPVAGSAYTFTYATMGEFLAWIIGWDLILETLTGAAVLAKYWGIYLSTVFEQFGVPLPDTIALGPVELSWGPFLIVAVFTVLLVLGTQLSSRVGSVFTVIKVGIVLFVIVVGFFFVKASNYTPFIPESQPRTGEGSTDAWTQSLFSFLSGAAPAQYGVFGLLAGASLVFFAFIGFDIVATSAEEVKDPQKTMPRGIFLGLGIVTLLYVLVAVVLTGMVSYRDLAASETPNLATAFELVGIDWAAKVIAVGALIGLTTVIMVLLLGLARIVFSMSRDGLLPRGLSKTSAKRGTPVRVQVLAGVVVALIAGLTDVGVLEEMINIGTLSAFVLVSIGVIVLRRTRSDLPRAFRVPLVPFLPILSAVLCIWLMLNLTTLTWARFAVWLVIGVVVYFAYGRRHSRVGREQAAELQEAPRA
- a CDS encoding PQQ-binding-like beta-propeller repeat protein — encoded protein: MRDDDDQPWRPATPARATAVWEGTSARSPGGDRPGTRTGSDARDPDHDPGAAAHPGPGPGPGPATAGPTVSTAGPRRTPTRASSALRRGARAAAVRWRRLSPPRRVLGLLGATALVGALVAIGGVATGPVYAPVARASFEVDDLRTAPTTTAWSTDLRSALSPGAQADCVGFDGSTRLGDDDVLVTTSSQGYVADSGCEGAPGRLARLDARTGEVLWVADLAEAVGVDAIGLQVSVDPATGDALVAVQSIVGSGLARIDTATGEVQEVLRGPPDDGATAPVDEADGSDGSDDSDPGYDPEGSGPSPEADADTDTDTVLQVEGLSATAVVVSEQPADRFSEEGAVSAQGGRSLYRLYRADDLSAPTWTGNAGAGLSVRLVGDLLVIDVGDEPLLVDARNGAVEPLPGGIRNVESWAESLGGVVLSGRADGDPTMVSLDGDGVLRWSTTLPSTSYPSVTDACISITVPGGEVTCLDPRTGDELWSRTLRTPGGDDGGRDGEGDGTGRRGSAEAEQVQAYFGTATDDVLAAVVDADEQGDPSGLDRGKEVHALAALSGDERWVTELPVASYVIATSRTTGYAATFFPSGRDTPTLIAFDLADGRTLWTIELSSGSFTSAFWGPTLVRVDPDGVVHGLTTGVELAA